A window of the Microtus pennsylvanicus isolate mMicPen1 chromosome 4, mMicPen1.hap1, whole genome shotgun sequence genome harbors these coding sequences:
- the Commd3 gene encoding COMM domain-containing protein 3: MELSEYVQRGFQTLADPGSFDSNAFALLLRAAFQSLLDARADEAALDHPGLKHIDPVVLKHCHAAAATYILEAGKHRVDKSTLSTYLEDCKFDQDRIEIFCTEYQNNKNSLETLLGSIGRALPHVTDVSWRLEYQIKTNQLHKMYRPGYLVTLNVENSDSQSHPEISFSCSMEQLQDLVGKLKDASKSLERATQL; this comes from the exons ATGGAGCTCTCCGAGTATGTGCAGAGAGGCTTCCAGACGCTGGCGGATCCCGGCTCCTTTGACTCCAACGCCTTCGCGCTTCTCCTCCGGGCGGCTTTCCAGAGCCTGCTGGACGCCCGGGCGGACGAGGCCGCGCTAG atcACCCAGGCTTGAAACACATCGACCCCGTGGTTTTAAAGCATTGTCATGCAGCTGCTGCAACTTACATACTGGAGGCAGGGAAGCACCGGGTTGACAAATCCACTCTAAG cacttaCCTCGAAGACTGTAAATTTGACCAGGATCGGATAGAAATATTTTGTACGGAATATCAG aATAATAAGAATTCTCTTGAAACCCTGCTGGGAAG TATAGGCAGAGCTCTCCCTCATGTAACTGATGTTTCCTGGCGCTTGGAATATCAGATAAAG acCAATCAACTTCATAAGATGTACCGACCTGGCTATCTGGTGACCTTAAATGTAGAG AACAGTGACTCCCAGTCCCACCCAGAGATTAGCTTTAGTTGCAGCATGGAACAGTTACAG GACTTGGTGGGAAAACTTAAGGATGCTTCAAAAAGCCTGGAAAGAGCAACTCAGCTGTAA